A section of the Pseudomonas sp. FP453 genome encodes:
- a CDS encoding aminotransferase class III-fold pyridoxal phosphate-dependent enzyme — MKFGFIAHPTSIALQRQVKIIDLLDRTLAEQDRGYQPDLWQPRNLVPFADFGRIVSATGATCEGILHYLPLTAEQMLSQPRSIAARVLDGVNSLKEQGAHLVGLGGFTAIVGNRGLQTQERSGVAVTTGNSLTAYAAYKNVLEAMQRLDVDPADSEVAVVGYPGSIALVIAKLLARHGCRLRLVHRGSVEQGLESLAYLPGEMHTQVRLTAEIESCYDDVRFYVAATSSGGVIDPYRLAPGAVVIDAALPRDVLAFNHDRNDILIVDGGLVSASDAVHFGTENLGLAPKKFLNGCLAETLVLALEGRAEAFSIGRELPEEKVLEIGRIAELHGFSPSPMASYGERLRDEDFQPLRRFHRRQDVAPPADLRAEALRCFGQHINPVLREFYQFNHIERVFTQGEGCWLTDLDGGRYLDFVAGYGCLNTGHNHPKVNQALQAFLQNQHPTFVQYVSVPLHTSLLAQRLSELAPGDLERVFFSNSGTEAIEAALKLAMAAMRRPRVLYCDNGYHGKTLGALSVTGRDKHRDPFKPLLSRCDSIPFGDLHALESALQQGDVGAFILEPIQGEGGVIFPPAGYLQQVRALCSAHDCVMILDEIQTGLGRTGKLFACEWEGVVPDILVLSKSLSGGAVPIGATLSSAALWDRAYGSIDTFALHTSTFGGGNFASASALATLEVIANEDLAGNAARVGAQLKEALSEAVSGYPFIREVRGQGLMIAIEFEYSYKGGVEAFVREFASRMPGNAAGTYRMLSGKAKRHIDEAISEIEKNFEEMFVLRFVSKLSREHGVLTFVTANNNRVMRIQPPLVLSESEARHFVQAFSAVCKDMSTFLG, encoded by the coding sequence ATGAAATTCGGCTTTATCGCTCACCCGACGTCCATCGCGCTGCAACGCCAAGTGAAGATCATCGACCTGCTCGACCGCACCCTCGCCGAGCAGGATCGCGGCTATCAGCCGGACCTGTGGCAGCCACGCAACCTCGTGCCGTTCGCCGATTTCGGGCGCATCGTCAGCGCCACCGGCGCCACCTGCGAAGGCATCCTGCATTACCTGCCACTGACCGCCGAGCAAATGCTCAGCCAGCCGCGCAGCATTGCCGCGCGGGTGCTGGACGGTGTGAACAGCCTCAAGGAGCAGGGCGCCCATCTGGTTGGCCTCGGCGGCTTCACGGCCATCGTCGGCAACCGTGGTTTGCAGACCCAGGAGCGCAGCGGCGTGGCGGTCACCACCGGTAATTCGCTGACCGCTTACGCCGCCTACAAGAACGTGCTGGAAGCCATGCAGCGCCTCGACGTCGACCCGGCCGACAGCGAAGTCGCGGTGGTGGGCTACCCCGGTTCCATCGCCCTGGTCATCGCCAAACTGCTCGCCCGCCACGGTTGCCGCCTGCGGCTGGTGCATCGCGGCAGTGTCGAGCAAGGCCTGGAAAGCCTGGCCTATCTGCCGGGGGAGATGCACACCCAGGTGCGCCTCACCGCCGAGATCGAAAGCTGCTACGACGACGTGCGTTTCTACGTCGCCGCCACGTCCAGCGGCGGCGTGATCGACCCCTATCGCCTGGCTCCTGGCGCGGTGGTGATCGACGCTGCATTGCCCCGCGATGTGCTGGCGTTCAACCACGACCGCAACGACATCCTGATCGTCGACGGTGGCCTGGTATCGGCCAGCGACGCGGTGCATTTCGGCACCGAAAACCTGGGCCTCGCGCCGAAGAAATTCCTCAACGGCTGCCTCGCCGAAACCCTGGTGCTGGCCCTGGAAGGGCGTGCCGAGGCATTCTCCATCGGGCGTGAATTGCCTGAAGAAAAAGTCCTGGAAATCGGCCGCATCGCCGAGCTGCACGGCTTCTCGCCGTCGCCCATGGCCTCCTACGGCGAGCGCCTGCGCGACGAAGACTTCCAGCCCCTGCGCCGCTTCCACCGCCGCCAGGACGTGGCGCCACCCGCCGACCTGCGCGCCGAAGCCCTGCGCTGCTTCGGCCAGCACATCAACCCGGTGCTGCGCGAGTTCTACCAGTTCAACCATATCGAGCGCGTCTTCACTCAAGGCGAAGGCTGCTGGCTCACCGACCTGGACGGCGGCCGCTACCTGGATTTCGTCGCCGGCTACGGCTGCCTGAACACCGGGCACAACCACCCCAAGGTCAACCAGGCGTTGCAGGCATTCCTGCAAAACCAGCACCCGACCTTTGTGCAGTACGTGTCGGTGCCGCTGCACACCAGCCTGCTCGCCCAGCGCCTGAGCGAACTGGCGCCGGGAGACCTGGAGCGGGTGTTCTTCAGCAACTCCGGCACCGAGGCCATCGAAGCCGCGTTGAAACTGGCGATGGCCGCCATGCGCCGCCCGCGCGTGCTGTATTGCGACAACGGCTACCACGGCAAAACCCTCGGCGCGCTGTCGGTGACCGGCCGCGACAAACACCGCGACCCGTTCAAGCCGCTGCTGTCGCGCTGCGATTCGATTCCCTTCGGCGACCTGCACGCCCTGGAAAGCGCCCTGCAACAAGGCGATGTCGGCGCGTTCATCCTCGAACCGATCCAGGGCGAAGGCGGCGTGATCTTCCCGCCGGCGGGTTATCTGCAACAGGTGCGGGCGCTGTGCTCCGCCCACGATTGCGTGATGATCCTCGACGAAATCCAGACCGGCCTCGGCCGCACCGGCAAGCTGTTTGCCTGCGAATGGGAAGGGGTGGTGCCGGACATTCTGGTGCTGTCCAAATCGCTTTCCGGCGGCGCCGTACCGATCGGCGCGACGCTGTCCAGCGCAGCGCTGTGGGACCGCGCCTACGGCAGCATCGACACCTTTGCCCTGCACACCTCGACTTTCGGCGGCGGCAACTTCGCCTCGGCGTCGGCCCTCGCCACTTTGGAGGTGATCGCCAACGAAGACCTGGCCGGCAACGCGGCACGGGTCGGTGCGCAACTCAAGGAAGCCCTGAGTGAAGCGGTCAGCGGCTACCCGTTCATCCGTGAAGTGCGCGGCCAGGGCCTGATGATCGCCATCGAGTTCGAGTACAGCTACAAGGGTGGCGTGGAGGCATTTGTGCGCGAGTTTGCCAGCCGCATGCCGGGCAACGCGGCGGGCACCTATCGCATGCTGTCGGGCAAGGCCAAGCGGCATATCGACGAGGCCATCAGCGAGATCGAGAAAAACTTCGAAGAGATGTTCGTGCTGCGCTTCGTCAGCAAACTGTCCCGGGAGCACGGCGTGTTGACCTTCGTTACCGCCAACAACAACCGGGTCATGCGCATCCAGCCGCCGCTGGTGCTCAGCGAGTCCGAGGCACGGCATTTTGTGCAGGCGTTCAGCGCGGTGTGCAAGGACATGTCGACTTTCCTCGGCTGA
- a CDS encoding decarboxylase, which produces MKATLGICLITQAQPLIEDVTFVIEHLQAGLQPLPNAADWPVTAGDCEEMHQALGPRPHSEAVLETLMVQAQRYLQGSPAHAAALPDMWLMSFDSVAAAQARLRQQRPPLSNELFILDLGDQAEAGVDDPFDALIAAAPNARLSPHSAVLYCALSALPGWMNRVGGNRHLRVANDDRAARRADLLRIILDHLEHAHFNRLLARSISGPLLSVSLATEVTRFMHSRWQERWDFHAYTGSMVAGLIQSMQQNVAGTGVRCLSGCNEHSLAVGAMAGWQLFGRAYVITVTSGMIDEFRGTLANLKRIGAPGLIICADSPENVWYAFQGTHDNDNDGRQVIEAKGLRQVFIRKVEEIGACLEQAFAMLAERAEPVFILATQGVLESRPQVPLNVTLPALPSTAEVTLGSAQIEALDQALDLINRQPLHLLWQCGKLNEQQRRRVHALAERGAIALSDSITQPGSVGPYHQGRKVPNYLGPLSLYGFSRRVYQFVHTDHELNGPHSHCVFFLKGKVDQAATPFSEGKLKRQLRVVQVNHEPRHLSPFTDLALDVPLDVFLDHIERGLQVEPVVLALRRAKLAQVAATSESVAADHIETLPMTANYFFRRLGNLVRELIEQHDYRYIGVYDVGRGAISALRNVPRTDPGFSGWYGRALMGDGLMALPYIAMTGSGNVLAFVGDGARALVPDIEARLAQGLTDPARNVTLFYLSNGVLSLIQTYLDKRYAHNGAHQVAVSTRAAATQPVQRIGTINLHRERLVSFDEAHLRSALTQPGQLNIFDVLLAHNSEGDGLSLVSETAWNRQ; this is translated from the coding sequence ATGAAGGCCACGTTAGGAATCTGCTTGATTACTCAGGCGCAGCCGCTGATTGAGGACGTGACGTTTGTCATCGAGCATTTGCAGGCCGGTTTGCAACCGCTGCCGAATGCCGCTGACTGGCCCGTGACCGCTGGCGATTGCGAAGAGATGCACCAGGCCCTGGGCCCCCGGCCGCACAGCGAGGCGGTGCTGGAAACCCTGATGGTCCAGGCCCAGCGCTACCTGCAAGGCAGCCCGGCGCATGCGGCGGCGTTGCCGGACATGTGGCTGATGAGCTTCGATTCGGTGGCGGCTGCGCAGGCCCGCTTGCGTCAGCAAAGGCCGCCACTGTCCAACGAGCTGTTCATCCTCGACCTTGGCGACCAGGCCGAGGCGGGTGTGGACGACCCGTTCGACGCGCTGATCGCTGCCGCGCCGAATGCACGCCTGTCACCCCATTCGGCCGTGCTGTACTGCGCCTTGTCGGCCTTGCCGGGCTGGATGAACCGCGTCGGCGGCAACCGCCACCTGCGCGTGGCCAACGACGACCGCGCCGCGCGCCGTGCCGATCTGCTGCGCATCATCCTCGACCATCTGGAGCATGCGCACTTCAACCGCTTGCTCGCCCGTTCCATCAGCGGGCCGTTGCTCTCGGTGAGCCTGGCCACCGAGGTCACGCGCTTCATGCACAGCCGCTGGCAGGAACGCTGGGACTTTCACGCCTACACCGGCTCGATGGTCGCGGGCCTGATCCAGTCGATGCAGCAAAACGTCGCCGGCACCGGCGTGCGTTGCCTCAGCGGCTGCAACGAACACAGCCTCGCCGTGGGCGCCATGGCCGGCTGGCAACTGTTTGGCCGCGCCTATGTGATCACCGTGACCTCGGGCATGATCGACGAGTTTCGCGGCACCCTGGCCAACCTCAAGCGCATCGGTGCGCCGGGCCTGATCATCTGCGCCGACAGCCCGGAAAACGTCTGGTACGCGTTCCAGGGCACCCACGACAACGACAACGACGGGCGCCAGGTCATCGAAGCCAAGGGCTTGCGCCAGGTGTTCATCCGCAAGGTCGAAGAGATCGGCGCCTGCCTGGAACAAGCCTTCGCCATGCTCGCCGAACGTGCCGAGCCGGTGTTTATCCTGGCCACCCAAGGCGTGCTCGAATCCCGCCCGCAAGTGCCGCTGAATGTGACGCTGCCGGCCTTGCCATCGACTGCCGAAGTGACTCTCGGCAGCGCGCAAATCGAGGCGCTGGACCAGGCCTTGGACCTGATCAACCGCCAGCCGCTGCACCTGCTCTGGCAGTGCGGCAAGCTCAACGAACAGCAGCGCCGACGCGTGCATGCCCTGGCCGAACGCGGCGCGATTGCGCTGTCCGACAGCATCACCCAGCCGGGCAGCGTCGGCCCGTATCACCAGGGCCGCAAGGTGCCGAACTACCTCGGGCCGCTGTCGTTGTATGGCTTCAGTCGCCGGGTCTACCAATTCGTGCACACCGACCACGAACTCAACGGGCCGCACAGCCACTGCGTGTTCTTCCTCAAGGGCAAGGTCGACCAGGCCGCCACGCCGTTCTCCGAAGGCAAGCTCAAGCGCCAGTTGCGCGTGGTGCAGGTCAACCATGAGCCGCGGCACCTGTCGCCATTTACCGACCTGGCGCTGGACGTGCCGCTGGACGTGTTCCTCGATCACATCGAGCGCGGCTTGCAGGTCGAGCCGGTGGTGCTGGCCCTGCGCCGCGCCAAGCTGGCGCAAGTGGCCGCCACCAGCGAAAGCGTGGCGGCGGACCATATCGAAACCCTGCCGATGACCGCCAACTACTTCTTCCGCCGCCTCGGCAACCTGGTGCGCGAGTTGATCGAGCAGCACGACTACCGCTACATCGGCGTGTACGACGTCGGCCGTGGCGCCATCTCGGCGTTGCGCAACGTGCCGCGCACCGATCCGGGGTTCTCCGGCTGGTATGGCCGCGCGCTGATGGGCGATGGCCTGATGGCCTTGCCGTATATCGCCATGACCGGCAGCGGCAACGTGCTGGCGTTTGTCGGCGACGGCGCCCGGGCGTTGGTGCCGGACATCGAAGCGCGCCTGGCCCAAGGCCTGACCGATCCTGCGCGCAACGTGACCTTGTTCTACCTCAGCAACGGCGTGCTCTCGCTGATCCAGACCTACCTCGACAAACGCTACGCCCACAACGGCGCGCACCAGGTCGCGGTCAGCACCCGCGCCGCCGCGACGCAGCCCGTGCAGCGCATCGGCACGATCAACCTGCACCGCGAGCGCCTGGTGAGCTTCGATGAAGCGCACCTGCGCAGCGCCCTGACCCAACCCGGGCAACTGAATATTTTCGACGTGTTGCTGGCCCACAACTCGGAAGGCGACGGCTTGAGCCTGGTCTCCGAAACCGCCTGGAACCGTCAATGA